From a region of the Synechococcus sp. PCC 7502 genome:
- a CDS encoding Ig-like domain-containing protein: MEFRRWQPLDRLAIALIAVLTVLIGLLLLNGDQTVPYVRNFSWDQQQISANDQAFTITFSRPMAHQSVEQHLKLEPPVGGKFSWSGRKMAYTVTTPLIYGQTYKLTLDNAHDAFASKSVIKPFNSSFSTPDPAFAYIGLSADEIGRLVIYDLPKNTKQILTPANLTILDFRIYSDRSKILFSAVPKTSGFINPLEQRLYTVSLSSSNEVNKPKLVLDSGDFQNLKFDLSSDGKAIVVQRLSRVKIGQYGLWVIRDGEEPKSLDNQPGGDFLIAPDNESVAIAQGEGVAILPLQEGGTPLDFLPRFGTVLSFSKDGAEAVMVKYNKDYTRSLFRVTNQGVQTEILKTKGSILSAEFDRAKQNIYGIFTDVKQTATSYQETPYIGTINLKTGQLQRLQNLPLWQRDTKLSLAPDDTALLFNQALEASANPFSPRTKIDFLALPDNLSNNPNHKDRVLSENPTENSENKIAQVTSKSQLSDRFPEILGTHPEWLP; this comes from the coding sequence ATGGAATTTAGGCGATGGCAGCCCCTAGATCGATTGGCGATCGCTTTAATTGCAGTTTTGACTGTATTAATTGGGTTATTACTTCTCAATGGTGATCAAACTGTTCCCTATGTGCGTAATTTTAGCTGGGATCAGCAGCAGATTAGTGCCAATGATCAGGCTTTTACCATTACCTTTAGTCGTCCGATGGCGCATCAAAGTGTGGAGCAGCACCTAAAACTAGAGCCACCTGTAGGGGGTAAATTTAGTTGGTCAGGACGAAAAATGGCTTATACGGTTACCACTCCTCTTATCTATGGTCAAACCTATAAACTCACCCTAGACAATGCCCACGATGCCTTTGCCAGTAAGTCTGTAATTAAACCCTTTAATAGTAGTTTCTCTACACCTGATCCTGCTTTTGCCTACATTGGCTTATCCGCAGATGAGATCGGGCGTTTAGTTATTTATGATCTACCTAAAAATACCAAACAAATTTTAACTCCTGCTAACCTAACGATTTTAGACTTCAGAATCTATAGCGATCGCTCCAAAATCTTATTCTCGGCTGTACCTAAAACCTCTGGGTTTATTAATCCGTTAGAACAAAGACTTTATACAGTTAGCCTATCTTCTAGCAATGAAGTCAATAAGCCTAAACTAGTTTTGGATTCAGGAGATTTCCAAAATCTAAAATTTGATCTGTCTAGTGATGGTAAGGCGATCGTGGTACAAAGATTAAGTCGAGTTAAAATCGGACAATATGGGCTATGGGTAATTCGGGATGGAGAAGAACCAAAATCCTTAGATAATCAACCAGGTGGAGATTTTTTAATTGCCCCAGATAATGAATCCGTAGCGATCGCCCAGGGGGAAGGTGTAGCGATATTACCTTTACAGGAAGGCGGTACCCCTTTAGATTTTTTACCCAGATTTGGTACGGTTTTGAGCTTCAGTAAGGATGGGGCAGAGGCAGTAATGGTAAAGTACAACAAAGATTACACGCGATCGCTATTTCGAGTCACAAATCAGGGAGTGCAAACTGAAATTTTGAAAACTAAGGGATCGATTCTATCCGCCGAATTTGATCGGGCTAAGCAAAATATTTATGGCATCTTTACCGATGTTAAACAAACCGCAACTAGCTATCAAGAAACTCCATATATCGGCACCATTAATCTTAAAACTGGTCAATTACAAAGATTACAAAATCTCCCACTATGGCAAAGAGATACTAAGCTCAGCCTTGCCCCCGATGATACAGCGCTGCTATTTAATCAAGCGTTAGAGGCATCAGCTAATCCCTTTAGTCCAAGAACTAAGATCGATTTTCTGGCTCTGCCTGATAACTTGTCTAATAATCCTAATCATAAAGATAGGGTATTAAGTGAAAATCCAACGGAGAATTCTGAAAATAAAATTGCTCAAGTTACATCTAAAAGCCAGTTATCCGATCGCTTTCCTGAAATTCTCGGTACCCATCCTGAGTGGCTTCCCTGA